From Cygnus olor isolate bCygOlo1 chromosome 17, bCygOlo1.pri.v2, whole genome shotgun sequence:
ACCTCCTGAAGAGTTTAGGTGTTGACTGCCTAATTCTGTGCTggaatttgatttaattttagcACATTTGTATGTCGTCTGGCAGGTTTATTCCCAAAGAATGCGATTCACCATGTTTTGCAGCTGAGAAAGCATGATTCAAACCCTGATAGTAAAGATACGTGAAGATTCTGTGGGCATCCCTAAATATTTATTGACTGTGAAAATTGAATGGGagaaaacacaacactttttcaaagcaaattgcTATTGATCTTTTCAGAACAGTATCTCTGGAACAACATCCCTCTTTCTTAATAGGCAAAGCTAGAATTTCATAGTGGAAATAAGGCTACCGGTATTTCCTATTTAAACTCTAGACCATAGGTCACCATTGGCAAGCAAATGCATGAGGAGTGTGGCTGCTACTGTGTGGAGAGACTACAAATTTAACTTTAATCTAACCTTCTAAAAAGTTGCAAATGATTCTGAGGCCTTTAATCTGACTTTTCTAAACTGACTGTGaagtaacaaaattaaaaccaacaaaaatccACATAAATCCAACTTTCattctaatattttcttaatgtgtCTAGTCTATGAGAAGCAATagaaggaaatgcagagaagcaaaagaagcaaatgctTCTTTCTCAGAGAAGCAGTTTAGAACCTGTTAAAATTTTTCAGTTATCGAAAGCTGCCATGGTCTATCGTGGCTAAAATAACCAGCTTCTACTGAATAGGAAGCTCATTCAAACCCTGTCAAACTAGAGAATAGATCTCGGGTAGATGTGGAATGGATATCTATGCAGGCTAAAACTTACTTCTAACCAAGACTAAATACCTTCCAACGAATTCTTGATTGTATTTAGCGTAAAAGTAGCCTAAGACTTAATGACGTCTGCCAACTATAGTGTTACTCAATATTTCTTGTGTTGAGCATCTCTCTGTACCTGAGAATACTCACAGGTTTCTTAGCTCTGAGGGCTAAACACAGGTTCTCTGTAGTGACACAAACAGTGTAAATGTCATAAATGGAAAGATGTGGACAAAAATTAGTATGTCTTAAAGGAGCGGTAGGGACACTAAGAACACCAGGAGCAGAACCTGCTTTTGAAAAGTTGTTTGAATTGAAGTGGAATTACCAGGAGATGTAAGAATGGGAGATACTGATATAGAATAcgtattttttggttttgagggTTAGAAATGATAGCCTTCAGCAGCAGACACTGGGGTAATTTGGAGTAACAGGACttcataaaggaaagaaaaagccaaaagtCTTTTTGGTCTTGATGACTTGAGAGTTTCAATTCTAAAGCTGTTTAacttttggtggtgttttttgtgttttttttttttgtttgtttgtttttttgagatAGTGCAAGCATTTAATGATTTcaaagtatgtattttaaaatacgaggtattttaaatatgatcaaatcaggaaaaaataattcatctgtTGCACATTGTGTAATGGTCTAATTGACAGTAAAGACATGCCTTTATTATGACAAGGTATTATCATTGGAGATGTACTTAAGGATACAAATAAGTTGATTTTGGATGGCACTTCAAAATAGGGTATCATTGGGTCTTGAGCTAAGGACAGCTCCAGAACTTTTAATGAGACAAGTAGCATTGCTCAAGGAAGTAACGCCCTGCAAGTGAGTGAAAAAGGTAACATTTTGTAAACTTGGAGGAACACTGTTGCAAAATCAAATGCTGACAATGCAGATTGCAAGAATGACCTTAAGCATCTGTTTCCTGGAAGCAGGGACATAAATAGGAAAAGGAACCTCCCTTTATAAGTTATGGAAAGCAGTATGTTGTACTTCCAAACATTGCTATCCGATTATGGTAATCTCTCTTTTCTTAGTGATGTTTTActttatctgattttattttatacaggCAGTaacagattttggttttgtcctCAGTTCTTTCACTTGCACTTCCCACCTTGTGCTCATtgaatactgtttaaaaaattgtttaaaaaaaaaaacaccaaacttTCAACCTGAGGGAGATAACCAATGTTAAAAACCTCACTCCagactacaaaataaaatgtaaagagaTTGAAAGTAAGAATTTTTAGTAACGGTATATATTTAGAGTAAAAGTATTTCAAGCCTGTTTAACTGTTCAGCCTATAGTGGAACATGTAGGAGCCTATAGCTGCAAGCTGCAGGCAGTCCATGCGGAATTACTGAAGTACTCCAAGTAGTGAATGTGGTTTTAGTTTTAGAAGAATAACATTTTGATTATTGTCTTCAGTCCGCTGGATTGACTTGTTGACAAGGATCACAccttttcatataaaaatacatactttaaaCTGAAATTCTATAGTCATTGCTGTGAATCTTGAATACTTCAGAAACGTTGTGTATTGTAACTGAAATCAACCTTTACAATTTCAGTGAAGCCACTAACCTGAAGCAGGACTGAATCTGACCATTAACTTGCACATAAAGTACTGCTTCACCATCTGAGACTCCTATGAAGTCCATGCTTTCTGAGGCAGTTATGcattcatgttattttttaagtctCAGTTTTAGACTATAAGCTTTTAGGTGTAATAAGTGTTTGTTGTCCCTGTACAATACCCGCGAACTTCAGGGCATGACTAGAACATCAGTGTGCTACGGAAACATGCAAATTTTGGGTTAATAATAAAGATTCTTCTTAATGAGGGAATCAATAGGCTATTTTGAACTGTAGAGTAGATTGAAGTTTAGTCTGGAGTTTCTATTAAAGTATACAATGAAGTGCAAAGTAAGAAAATCTACAgctaaaaactgaaatatcagATACTTACCTTTAAAGTAAAGACAGTTAAGAATCATCATCAGTGTTGTAGGGTTTACATTCACAAGAGCTTCCTTTATTAATCCTTTGGTCAGCTTCAGGATGCGTTCGTTGGTTTTAGTTATGAAGTTAGGATCTGAAAAATCAGCTGGTTGGGCATCAGCAAAGTAGTATGTTTTCATATTGTTTCTGAAATCATTCAGAATAGAAAAGTCCTTCTGAATATAAAGATCATTGACAGACCTCAGAGTATAACCAAAATTGCGCCTGAAGAGCCGATGAGTGAGTTTGCGGAAGAGATTATGAACAGTCATGAGCTCGTATTTGGTGCTTGCATTAATGAAGTCTTCAAAGCCAAGAACCGATAATACTTCCTGCTGAGTTTGACCCTTCAGACCCAGGGAAATCATAGCCATTGCAGTGGAAATACCAACAGGAGCCATGAGAATATTATCCGAAGAGTTGGCTTTGTCTGCCATACTCCGATAAAGGTTGAAGCCAAAGTTTGCATTAAGGATATTAAGGCGTTGGATTCTGGTTTTGCCTTGGAAAAGTTCAAGAATATTTCcttgctgaatttcagaaacaatGTACGGAGCAGCGTCAATAATGTCACTGTAGTCATCTTCACCCAGTATTTTGTCAAGATCTAGATagtcctcttcctcctcctcttcaggaATCAAGTCATTAGTGATGGTGTTTTCTCTGTGGAACTCCAGTGGTAAGTTTGGCATATCATAGCTCACGTTTTCATTTGGATGTGCATCACTGAGGCTTTCAAAATGCTCACTGAAGTCCTTGATTCCACAAAATGTGGAGGTTATGATGACAGCAAAGGCAAGCAAATGAAACAGGAACTTCATTCTGGCAGGTCACAACCTGAAAGACAACAGAGCTGAGATAGCATAGGGTAATTGAATTTTCATTGTCTCTTCACTAATTTTAGGTCTACAATGAATTCTGTTAGAGCAGAAAGTCTGTAGTTACTTtattcagcagcagtttttttaGTGGGACAGAGTGTAATTAGATGGATAAATCGGTTTTACTGGTAATCATTTTTGCTTACATAATGCCTCCAGCCTGCCAAATGAATGGTTGAACTTCTCCTACAGAAGTAGTTGCTATTGACATATTTCAGTGGTAACAAACTCATTGCCTAAAATACATTGGACTCTTTGTATATAAACCACTAATACTTAAAATGTTTACTAACTGTGTTACTAACGTGTGCTAAAAATACAAGGTGAAGATAAGCTGAAAGATTTGAGCTTGGCAGGAGGAGGGACTAGGCGTCCACTGAAGGAGCATACCAGAAGGCTGAGATGTGTTGAAGAATTTGCAAAACAGACGTTGCATAGCTACAGCAAAAAATGAGTTTTATGGGAGTATTTTTGGATGAGTGAAGCTGAAATTTGATGGAATAAAGGAGATCTGGGGATGTAGCAACAAATCTGGGAAAAGGCATTTATTTGTACTAAATATTGTTAgtggggctgtgctgtgtgAAGTGTTAGGCATAAATGTACATACTGGCATGCTCATCATCTTACTCAGGTGTTACTCCATGGTCACATACACTTTCTGCAGCTGTGATATATGCATCTGTCTCTTTTGTTTGGATTATCTtgattctgctttttgtttaggTTCAGTTTACTTTTTGTGTAGCACTGCAAAATAtgcagtgctgttttctttatgaAGTGAAGTCTCTTAAGTTCCTATTTATAACTGTTTCTCTAATCTTACTATTTTTCTGATCCTAGATTTctaacttcatttattttatttgagaatATGTTCAAGCAGAACCTGCTTCTTCCAAAGGGAAACTTGATCTCTTCTTCATCTATTATTggactgctttttttctttgtgattttaaGATCAAAATCTAGTCTTAGATACATAAAATTTGAAGAGAATTCATAAGCCTTACTCATCTGCCAAACACTAAAAAGAGGTGGGTCTGAGAGACTTTTCACCATAATACTGGCTTGCAATAACTAGTGATCTCAGATATGAAAAAGTGCAATTTCTTTCTGTGCCAGTcaaaagactaaaataaaaatgtttaataactATGTCAACTGAGACTGTAAAATGGGTGCGTGAATACTAGGATCTTGATTTTTGATCGCACTTTAGAAAGTTGGTGACTGTATAAAGTCTATCTCTTTTGATAGTACTTGTTCtgagggtttgtttgtttaagtattataatctaggaaaaaaaaacactcaatatgataaaaacaaaagattacTAATATgttgattaaaatgttttgtgaattaGCAAATAGTCCAAAGAGGTATTCTGTGGAAGTAAAATACATAGATACACATCTGTAAATCACTGCTTgtgtcaaatattttcaaacatgttGTAGGAGGACTGAAGTAACTGAGctaaaactttaattttctgaacTCTCCCCTCAAGCTAATAAGCCTGAAATCTTAAAACAATTCAAGATGATTATCCCATatcaaaaatgaatttttttacAATGGTGAAGAATCACTGGAAGgtatgtttgaaaatgttttacgTTGTGACTGAAGGTCTCGAGTCAATAGCACTTGTTTCTTcataaattcattaatttttttccccgcCCCCAGAAGTCAGGCCCTTTGGGCTGAGATTCTTTGTCCAGTAACCACTggtaaatgttttctgcttttgtcatGTAAGAGTTTGCTGTCTGTAGTTCCCAACATTATATTCTAGTCTTCACCAAAATTTAATTATCGTTCAGCTCCACAACACAGGCAAAGCATTCCCTCACtctgcaatatatatatatacttgtgTCAGATCTACCTAAAATAACAGAAGATGTAAATGAAGCTTACCTTTAAGCCACTGTACGGAAAGGATGTGTTGAATAGCTCAAGTGAGGGGAATAGCAGGGTTTAAATCTGAACTTTGACGCTAGTTTTTTTGTCTATCTCCCAAAGTAAACATTCTCTAAACCAAACACTGCTAAACTTACTTCGTCAGCCAAAATCCCTCCCTTGCCTAGTGATCTCTGCTGGATCGTTCGGTCTGTTGTTTGTTAAACTACTTTTATGGCTTTGCAGGTACTTGTTCACTTTTGAGGAAAATCTTTGAGCAAAAATTGGTGTGTATGTAAAATTTCAAAGTCAAGCACGCGCATAAACTTGGCTGTTTATGACTAGTAGGAACCATATCGCTGCTGTTTTGTGCTGAGTTGGGGATATATTGCTATTTGTCACTTCAAATGTATTTGAGGCTGCTGGGGTTGTGATGGTCAGGCTACTTTAGTCAGTGTGGATATGTGCAGACATTTGCTGACAGCTCCACAGGGCTTATTCTCAAGTTAATTTTACTATtgtaaaggattttttaataaacaaattgCTTCATGATTTACAAATACGTCCCAAATTGGCtttatataacattttattaaGTACTGTTGGTTTTCATACCACAAGAGAATTAGTGTACAATTAGAGAAAATATCTTCAAGCTATATTggaatcttctttttttttttaaataaagtttgcaGTAATAATATCTGGTCATACTGGATAAAGCTGACAGTTTAATGAACCTTTGAGTTTTTAAACACAGTCTGTGCTTGTAACAATTTCAGTGTAGCAGACtcttagatttgtttttaaaaatttatctaAAATTATGTGTCATGTTGTCTGAGAGTATAAACTGTGCTCCAGCAGTAGCAGCTGTTTGTGAAAAAAGTATAAGAGAACTTTAATAGATGTGTTGAAAATAATGCTCTTTTACTTGCTTGTTTAGATAGTAAATTCCCCAGGACTGATGTCATTATGTGCGTGGGTGCAAACAATGAAAGATCCCCAACTGGAGCCTCAATGTATTTCCACAAAGCCAATAAACAATAGCAACCAGAAGTATGTTTGACTAAtacttgtttggttttgagttCCTTTGTACTGAAGCAAAGCTGCATGGCACTTTAAACACACAGTTTAAAGGACCATGTGATCTCTTCGCTGCAATTGATGTATAATaatattacttattttcttcagaaattactGTATCAGTATGGTGGTATGTGTGTGAAACCAAGGAAATTTACTTCAAGCATCTTGAATGTTAATATTTAAGCTATtctaaaaaaatctatttttctccaGTATAACAATAGCAATGTAGTATTAGTTTCCAGAGGTGACAAAATACTATGTTTCTAAATCAGAGTAGATGAAGGTACATGAATTGATTcctgtgctgcccagggaagttgtggagtcgccatccctggaggtgtgtGAATGTGGCACTTAAAGATGTAGTTTACTGGTGGGCTTGGTAGTGTTACATGGTggttgggcttgatgatcttaggagtcttttccaacctaaatgattctgtgagtctatgattctacgTGGAATTGGGTTATTGTAACTGCCACTGATTcctgattttaatatttatttctttgttagCTCACTAGACGCTTACCACCCATCAAGGAGGCCAAGCCAAGGTTGCAAAAGCTGTTCCGTGACTTCTGGTTGTATTCAGTTCTCATGGGTTTTGCTGTGGAAGGATCAGGTAGTGTAAATTTTAAGAGTATAACATTGCTGCTTGCATTTAAACTCTTGATGAACAGGAGTATAACCAATCTGTTTTGCTATGAGATTCAGCACAATACAACTTATCcttggactctttttttttttttttttttccttaagaaaagaTGGAACTTAGCCATGACTTAAGTATGAATTTTGATAGGCAAGTTCCTGAAATGGAAGATCAGACTAGTggtacaatggaaaaaaaatagaaactttttaTCCATTGAGAAGCTTCACTTAGAATTACCTGaaaatgtgtattatttttGGAACATGAACTACTTGTGCTGAGTGTTTGTGCTTAAGTGTGTGAAAAACTGGGTCTAGGAAGTGGTACAAAGCTTGATGATGCTGATTAACTTTGTGAAtcttaatattgtttttctacTCTGCCCCACTGTCCTCTTTATACTTGTGCTTCAGGTCTCTGGCCAGAGGAATGGTATGAAGGTGTATGTGAAATTGCCACCAAGTCTCCATTACTCACATTTCCAAGCAAAGAACCACTTCGATCTGTTCTTCAGTATAATTCTGCCATGAAGAATGATACCGTGACTTCTGtaagaattaatttcttctatTACCTCTTCCATAATGTCTGTCAGGTGTTACATGATGTACCAACAAAGAAACATTGCATATTTCATAGCACAATACTCTTTCAACCTTCCTCCTATTAGTGAAAAACAGCTCTTTTACACAACTCTTATGTTAGCAGTGTACATAAATGACTTGGGTTtggttttattgtgttttaatgCAAGCATTTAGGGTAACAGCTACATGTTTTTGATTAGCTGtggaaacaaaatctttctggaGATGGAAGCCTTTTTAATAGTCAGTTTCATCTATTTTTTATCAGACAGACAAAACTTGAActatgaaaaagagaaagaattttcaaaatgtatttcctcATGGTATTGCATGGAAACTAGTAGTTACTTCAACAGGGAGCTTGATTCCAatgtttaattctgtttaattctgtattttaagaatcCAGCTTGCTAAGTTAGAGCAAGTTGGTCCTAGTCTGCATTCAGAGCGGGTCTAGCACATTGTTTGTgaacattaaaaagtaaaaagactAGTATCTGAAGgcaaatgttttcagaacacaAACTAACATAGTCCTCCCACTTCAGATAATTGCATGTATTCATCTCTAGGCTGAATTAAATGAACTGCGGAGTACCATAATAAATCTCTTGGATCCTCCTCCAGAGGTGTCAGCATTGATCAATAAGCTGGACTTTGCCATGTCTACTTACCTCCTTTCTGTTTACCGCCTGGAGTATATGAggtacacatacacacacacacacacctttttccctgtttgtttttgtcgttgttgttttttttaagttgtatgTGTTAAAGACAGAATTTCCAGGCGCTATGATAAACGAGGATCAGTATTTTGAGTCAAAATACTCCATGGAAGATTCTGAGACTGAGTATTCAACTGTACAGAAATGAGGATGGGTAAAGGGATGGAATAATATAGCAGGGCCCAAAAATGGGAGCTCCTCTCTGTAGGGTCTAATAAAAGATGGGCAAAAGGGTTCTTCAGAGAATTATCTTGCAAGTGTAATGTATCTTCTGCGCAGAATTGAAGTCTTGTGCTTGCTCTTCAGAAGgataaaatatctgaaagataATCTCTTCTCTGAGATTAGTGTAATGTAGGAGCTGtgaaaacgttttttttttatggtgtttttcCCTCTCAGTAGTGTGTGTTAGGTTGTACTGTTCTAATTTACTgaattcacatattttttttctttagaagtgtATTCATTACTGCTATGCAAAGAAGTGTGTAGCTGAAAGCTGAGGTGAAAGTCTAGCAGTAAGGAAAGTAGGTAGAAACTTCCCCCATCACATTTTTACTTTGTCAATAGCTAACTTGTGCAACAGTTTCCAGAAACATACTGGCTGTATTTTAGGAACAATTTTTTAATAAGTGATATTTGCATTGTGCAAATTCAATAGAAGCAAAGACTACAGAAATGCCAAAGATTGTATGTTTGTGGTGTTTATGCATTTGTGGTGATTGATACAAAGCTTTTTAGAAATGCCAAAGATTGTACTGTATTTATATGTTTGTGGTGATTGTATAAGTGCATCATCGTCAGATTTCCTGCTCCTGGGGTGTGAAAGTTACTCCCTCAGTGACAAACTGGTGTTTTATCATCTAAGCCCAGTTAGCTGAATGTAGAAACATAGCAATATCACACTTAGTAGAACTTAAAATTACCATGAAGTGAATCGTTACTGTAAGTGTGGCGTTTGCAATGTGGGGTT
This genomic window contains:
- the SERPIND1 gene encoding heparin cofactor 2 codes for the protein MKFLFHLLAFAVIITSTFCGIKDFSEHFESLSDAHPNENVSYDMPNLPLEFHRENTITNDLIPEEEEEEDYLDLDKILGEDDYSDIIDAAPYIVSEIQQGNILELFQGKTRIQRLNILNANFGFNLYRSMADKANSSDNILMAPVGISTAMAMISLGLKGQTQQEVLSVLGFEDFINASTKYELMTVHNLFRKLTHRLFRRNFGYTLRSVNDLYIQKDFSILNDFRNNMKTYYFADAQPADFSDPNFITKTNERILKLTKGLIKEALVNVNPTTLMMILNCLYFKGTWENKFPVEMTTKRSFRLNDKQTIKVPMMQTKGNFLAAADPDLDCGVIQLPFVGNISMLIVLPHKLSGMKTLEKQITPQVVEKWQKSMTNRTREVVLPKFKLEKSYNLIGFLRSMGIEELFNEKGDYSGISDEKVTIDRFNHQGTITVNEEGTEAGAITNVGFMPLSTQIRFIVDRPFLFLIYEHRTSCLLFMGRVVNPAKS